A genomic region of Zalophus californianus isolate mZalCal1 chromosome 1, mZalCal1.pri.v2, whole genome shotgun sequence contains the following coding sequences:
- the LOC113915869 gene encoding keratin-associated protein 21-1-like, which produces MCCNYGNSCGYGYGCGYGCGCGPYSGCGYGTGCGCGYGSGCGCGYGSGWGCGRLSCCGCGYGCGSGYCGYRPFCYRRCYSSSC; this is translated from the coding sequence ATGTGTTGCAACTACGGGAACTCCTGTGGCTATGGCTACGGATGCGGCTATGGCTGTGGATGTGGCCCCTATTCTGGCTGTGGTTATGGAACTGGCTGTGGCTGTGGCTATGGCTCAGGCTGTGGCTGTGGCTATGGCTCAGGATGGGGCTGTGGAAGACTCTCCTGCTGTGGGTGTGGATATGGCTGTGGCTCTGGCTACTGTGGCTACCGGCCATTTTGCTACAGAAGATGTTACTCTTCTTCCTGCTAG
- the LOC118356432 gene encoding keratin-associated protein 21-1-like, with protein sequence MCCNYGNSCGYGYGCGYGCGCGPYSGCGYGTGCGCGYGSGCGCGYGSGCGCGYGSGWGCGRLSCCGCGYGCGSGYCGYRPFCYRRCYSSCC encoded by the coding sequence ATGTGTTGCAACTACGGGAACTCCTGTGGCTATGGCTACGGATGCGGCTATGGCTGTGGATGTGGCCCCTATTCTGGCTGTGGTTATGGAACTGGCTGTGGCTGTGGCTATGGCTCAGGCTGTGGCTGTGGCTATGGCTCAGGCTGTGGCTGTGGCTATGGCTCAGGATGGGGCTGTGGAAGACTCTCCTGCTGTGGGTGTGGATATGGCTGTGGCTCTGGCTACTGTGGCTACCGGCCATTTTGCTACAGAAGATGTTACTCTTCTTGCTGCTAG